Within Kutzneria chonburiensis, the genomic segment CACGCGGTCGCCGGTGTCGCCGTAGTAGGCGACCGAGGAGCTGTTGAGCAGCGCGGGAATGCCATGGGCGGCAACGGCTTCGGCCAGCACGCGGGTCGGAACGACGCGGCTGTCCAGCAGCTCCTGCTTGAACGCCGGCGTCCACCGCTTCTCGGTGGTGTCGACCGCGCAGAGGTTGATCACGGCATCGGCGCCGTCCAGCGCCCCGTCGGCGATGGTGCCGGCGTCGGGATCCCACGACCGCTCGTCGGCGGCCGCGGCCGGCCGCCGGACCAGCCGCAGCACCTCGTGCCCGGCGGCCCGCAGGACCGGCGTCAGCGCCGTCCCGATCACGCCGGACGCACCGGCCACCGCTACCCGCATCGAAGCCTCCTCGTGAGTTAACGGTGTTAACCCTAGCGGTCCACGGGGTGGACCGCCCACCAGGGGGACCGGCTACAGTGGCCGGGCAGCTGGTTCGGCCGTCCCACCCGGGGCGGTCGTCGCAAGAGGGAATCCGGTGCGAATCCGGGACTGCCCCGCAGCGGTGAGTGGGAACGACCGCCGTCACACGCACTGAGCCGACAGGCTTGGGAAGCGACGGCCAGTAGGCACGAGCACGACGCCCGCGAGTCCGAAGACCTGCCCGCTGTGCGCCCCGCGACCGTGGGGCGCAGGCCGAGACCTCGCGGGCGGGTCGGTGTCGAGCCTCGACAAGGGGCTGGTCGCGGCGTGTCCGCGGGTCCACGTGGACTCGCGAAGGAGAGCCCCGTGACCTCAAGCAGCACTCTGCACGGATATCCGCGGCAGGGCCCGGACCGGCAGTTGAAGAAGGCGATCGAGGCCTACTGGGCCGGCCGTGTCGACGCCGACGCGCTGCTCGGCGCGGCCCGTGAGCTGCGGCTGAACAACCTGGCCGAGCTGCGCGCCGCCGGCATCGACGAGATCCCGAGCAACTACTTCTCGCTCTACGACCACGTCCTCGACACGGCCTGGCTGCTTGGCGCGATCCCGCGGCGGCACATCGACGCCGTGCCGGACGTGTCGACCGAGAAGGGCCGCCTCGACCGCTACTTCGCGATGGCCCGTGGCACCGCCGACGCGCCGCCGCTGGAGATGACCAAGTGGTTCGACACCAACTACCACTACCTGGTCCCGGAACTGGGCCCGGACACCACATTCAGCCTGGACGCCAGCAAGCCGCTCGAGGAGTTCACCGAGGCGCTTGAGCAGGGCGTGGTGACGCGACCGGTGCTGGTCGGCCCGGTGACATTCCTGTTGCTGGCCAAGAACCTCGACGGTGACTTCCCGCCGCTCGACCTGCTGGACAAGATCGTTCCACTGTACGTCGACCTGCTGCGGCAGCTGCGCGAAGCCGGCGCGGACTGGGTGCAGCTGGACGAGCCGGCCCTGGTCGCCGACCAGCCGTCCGACGTGCTGGACAAGGTCGCCGAGACGTACGAAACCCTTGCCGCGGCAACGAATCGCCCGAAGATCCTGGTCGCCTCCTACTTCGACGGCCTCGGCGACGCCCTGCCGGTGCTGGCCAGGACGCCGGTCGAGGGCCTGGCCATGGACTTCACCGCGGGGGACAACCTCAAGGGGCTGGCCGCGATCGGCGGCATCCAGGACAAACGCCTGGTCGCCGGCGTGGTCAACGGCCGCAACATCTGGGCCGCGAACCTGTCCGAAGCCCTTGGCGTCCTGGGCACGCTGCTCGGCCTGGCCGCTTCCGTCGACGTGGCGGCGTCGAGCTCGCTGCTGCACGTGCCCTACGACGTCACCCTCGAGACGGACCTGGACCCGGAGATCGCCGGCTGGCTGTCGTTCGCGCGGCAGAAGGTGCAGGAGATCGTCACGCTGCGCCGTGGCCTGACCGAGGGTCGCGCGGCCATCGGAACTGTCTTGCACGTCAACGAAACCCGGCTGGCGTCGAGGGCGTCCTCGCCGATCGTCAAGGTGCCGGCCGTCCGCGAGCGGGTCATCCCCGATGTCCGTCGCAGCGCTTACGACCAACGCGCGAAGGCCCAGCGGGAGCAGCTCACGCTTCCGCAGCTGCCGACCACCACGATCGGCTCGTTCCCGCAGACGGCCGAGCTGCGCAAGGCCCGGGCCGCGCTCCGTAATGGCCAACTCGACCAAGACGCTTACCGGGCGGCGATGCGGGCCGAGATCCGCGCGGTGATCGCCGAGCAGGAGCGGATCGGGCTGGACGTGCTGGTGCACGGCGAGCCCGAGCGCAACGACATGGTCCAGTACTTCGGCGAGCAGCTGGCCGGATTCCTGGCCACGCAACAGGGTTGGGTCCAGTCCTACGGCACCCGCTACGTCCGCCCGCCGATCATCGTCGGCGACGTGTTCCGCCCGGCCCCGATGACCGTCGAATGGGCGACCTACGCGCAAAGCCTGACCGACAAGCCGGTCAAGGGCATGCTGACCGGCCCGGTGACCATGCTGGCCTGGTCGTTCGTCCGCGACGACCAGCCGGCGGGCGACACCGCCCGGCAGGTCGCGCTGGCCCTGCGTGACGAGGTGGTCGACCTGGAATCCGCTGGTGTCAAGGTGATCCAGGTCGACGAGCCGGCGCTGCGGGAGACGCTGCCGCTGCGGGCCGCGGACCGGGCCGCGTACCTGGAATGGGCCGTGACCGCCTTCCGCCTGGCCACTTCCGGCGTCCGCGACGAGACGCAGATCCACACGCACATGTGCTACGCCGAGTTCGGCGACGTGCTGGAGGCGATCATCGACATGGACGCCGACGTGATCAGCCTGGAGGCGGCCCGGTCGAACATGGCGATCGTCGCCGACCTGGCCGCCGCCGGCTATCCCAACGAGGCCGGCCCGGGCGTGTGGGACATCCACTCGCCGCGCGTCCCGTCGGTCGAGGAGATCGCCGGTCACCTGGTCAAGGCGATGGCGGCGTTCCCGGCCGAGCGCCTGTGGGTGAACCCGGACTGCGGGCTGAAGACCCGCGGCTACCCCGAAGTGAAGGCCACGCTGGAGAACCTGGTCGAAGCCACCGGGCAGCTGCGGGCGTGACCGCACGGTTGTGGGCGGCGCAAGCCGCCCACAACCCGTCCTTGAGCACGGCCGGATAGGGTCCGTTGACGAGGCCCGCCACGAGAATGGAGCAGACACGCGGTGGAAGCACACGTGCTGGACCGTCTGCAGGGGCCGAGACCGGTGTTCTCGGTCGAGTTCTTCCCGCCCCGCGACGCGGCCGACGAGCACAAGCTGTGGCTGGCGATCCGGCAGCTGGAGGGGCTGGAGCCGGCGTTCATGTCGGTGACCTACGGCGCCGGCGGGTCGAGCCGCGACCGCACGATCCGCACCACGGGACGTGTGGTGCAGGAGACGTCGCTGTTGCCGATGGCCCACCTGACGGCCGTGGATCACTCGGTCGCCGAGTTGCGCAACGTGATCGGCTGGTACGCGGCGGTCGGCGTGCGCAACGTGCTGGCGGTGCGGGGCGACCCGCCCGGCGACCCCAACGGCGAGTGGGTCAAGCACCCGCAGGGGTTGACCTACGCCGAGGAGCTGGTCTCGCTGGTGCGCGAGCTCGGCGATTTCTGCGTCGGCGTGTCCGCCTTCCCGTACGGGCATCCGCGGTCGGCCGACCTGGACACCGACACCGAGTACCTGGTGCGGAAGTTCCGGGCCGGCGCGGACTTCGCCATCGCCCAGCTGTTCTTCGAGGCCGAGGACTTCCTGCGGCTGCGTGACCGGATGGCCGCCCGCGGCTGCGACGCCCCGCTGCTGCCGGGCATTCTGCCGCTGACCACCGTTCGTACGCTGCTCAAGACGGTCGAGCTGTCCGGGGCGCCGGTGCCGCCGGCCTTGGCGCGGCGGCTGGACCCGCTGGTCGACGACCCGAAGGCGTTCCGGGCCGAGGGCATCGACATCGTGACCGAGCTGTCCCAGCGCCTGATCGACGAAGGCGTGCCGGGCGTGCACTTCTACACGTTCAACATGTCCAAGGCCACCACCGAAGTGGTGGCCCGCCTCGGGTTGTCGCCGGTCCGCGTGTGAGCTGGACGGCGGCCGTGCGGCCGCCGTCCACTGTGGACCTACACCGCGGTCAGCTTCTGCGGGTTGATCACCCACATCACCTGGTCGATGTGGGTCGCGCCGTCCACGGCGACCACACCGACCGTCTCACCGGCCTTCTTGAGCACCATGCCCGGCGCGCCGTTGAGCACGGCGAGCTCCATCTCCAGTCCGTCCCAGAAGTCGCTGGAACCCCAGGCGCGCACCAACTTCGCCACCGCGACGGCCCCGGTGACCACGTACTTGGTCGCGCGGGCCACGCCGCCGCCGTCGGAGTAGCTGACCACGTCCTCGGCGAACAGCTCCTCCAGCGCGCTCAGGTCACCGGCCTGCGCCGCCTGCACGAACGCGGTCAGCAGCCGCCGCTGCTCGGACGGGTCGACCGGGGCCTTGCGCTCGGCCGCGAGATGCTTCCGAGCCCGGCTCACGTACTGTCGCGCGGTCACCTCGGTCGTCTGCACGATCTCGGCGATCTGCTCGTAGGGATAGTCGAACGCCTCCCGCAGCACATAGGCCGCCCGCTCGTTCGGCGTGAGCTTTTCCAGCAGCAGCAACACACCCAGCTCCAGCGCCGCCGCACGCTCGGCCCCCAGCTGCGGGTCGGCCGAGGTGTCGACCGGCTCCGGCAGCCACGGCCCGACGTAGCTCTCCCGCCGCGCGTAGGCCGACTGGGTGGCGTTGATGGCCAGCCGGGTGGTCGTGGTGGCCAGGTAGGCCGCCGGGTTCTCGACCACCGACCGGTCGCAGGTCTGCCAGCGGATCCAGACGTCCTGCACCAGGTCCTCGGCATCGACCGCGCTGCCCAGCATCCGGTAGGCGATGCCGAACAGCCGCGGCCGCACCTGCGCGAAGACCTCGGTGGCGTCGTCCAGGGTCTCCATGGATGCTGATCCCTTTCGCCGGGGCGCACGGCAGAGCCGGGCGGCGTGCTGCCTCTCGCAGCGTACGCCAGCCCGGCCGCCTTCCCCGTCCCGACGGATCAGTCGGGCTTCATCCGTTGGACTGAACGCCAACGGAAACCGCGTTGGTGAAAAGGAAAACCGCGTCGGTCACGGCCTCGACCCGGTGCCGCCGGTCGGGCAGCGCGAGCAGGTCGCCCGGCACCGCCTCCCAGCTGTCCCGCCCCGCGACCAGCCGGACCCGGCCCTGCAACACGAACACCGTGGTGTCGCCGCCGTGCTCGTGTTCGTGCAGGTGCTCGCCGGCCAGCAGCGCCATCACCGTCTGACGCAAGGAATGCTCGTGACCGCCGTGCACGGTCCGGGCGCTGCGGTTCTGCGGGCAGTTGCGCGCGGTGTCCAGCTGGCCCTGGGCCACCGCGGTCAGCGACGTCTTGGTCATGCCCGTCGGTCCTTGCGCTGCTCGAGCTCCTCGGCGCTGACCGGGATCATCATCGGCTGACCCGGCACGCAGAACATCGTCACCACGAACTGCGACTCCGCGTCGGCCAGGTTGTTGCCGTCCTGGTAGTGGATGACGTCGCCGCCCGGCTCCCAGAACGTCTCGCCCGCCTTGACCACGCGGGCCGGCTCGCCCTCCAGCTCGAAGACGATCTCGCCCTTGAGCACGTAGCCGTAGGCCGGGCCGGAGTGCCGGTGCGGCGGCGCGCCCGGGCTGCCCGGCGGCAGCGTGACGTGGATGGTCATGGCCTCGGCGTGGTCGTCGATCTGCGGCACGCCGGTGACCGTCGAGAGCAGGTCGATCTGCGGCGGTGGCCCGTCGGCGTACGGGTTGGGCAGGTAGTGGTCATGCTGGGTGCTCAAGGCAGCCTCCTGGTCGGCGACGCTGTGCACCAGCTAGGACCGGACACGACCACGATCTGTGACAGCTGAGTCGCCGATCACACCCTGTCACTTTTGACCGGCCTGTCTTGTCCACCTGATATGAAGCGGATTCTGATCGTCGGCGGCGGCTACGCCGGCTTCTACGCCGCCCGTGGGCTGGAGAAGCGGCTGCGGGCGGGGGAGGCGTCGGTGACGGTCGTCGATCCGCGGCCGTATCTGACCTACCAGCCGTTCCTGCCGGAGGTGCTGGCCGGCTCGATCGAGGCGCGGCACGCGGCCGTGTCGATGCGCTCGCATCTGCGGCGCACCAAGGTGATCGCCGGCCGGGTGCGGAAGATCGACCACGCCGGCCGGACCGTCGTCGTGCAGCCGCCGGACGGGGCCGAGTTTTCGTTGGACTACGACGTGATCGTGGTGACCGCCGGCGCGGTGACCCGGCGGCTCCCGGTGCCGGGCATCGCCGAGCAGGCGATCGGGTTGAAGCACGTCGAGGAGGCCGTGGCCATCCGCGACCAACTGCTGACCTCGTTCGACCGCGCGGCCGTCCTGCCGCCCGGCCCTGAGCGGAGCAAGCTGCTCACGGTGGTCTTCGTCGGCGGCGGCTTCTCCGGTGTCGAGGGCTTCGGCGAGCTGCTGTCCCTGGCATCGGCGCTGCTCAAGCGGTATCCGGAGATCTCGGCCTCGGAGCCGCGGTTCCACCTGGTCGAGGGTTCCGGGCGGATCCTGCCCGAGGTGTCGGCCAAGGCCGGGGGCTGGGTCGTGCGCTCACTTGAACGCCGCGGTTCAGTTGTGCACCTGAACTGCACCGTACAGTCCGCGGTCGGCGGCGAGGTCGTGCTGACCGACGGAAGCACGGTCGACGCCGGCCTGATCGTGTGGACCGCCGGCAACGACGCCAACCCTGTGGTCAGGACGCACACCGACCTGCCGATCACCGCGCGCGGCCTGATCATCGTGCGGCCCGACCTGCGGGTCGGCACCGAGACCGACATCGTGCCGGACGCATGGGCCGCCGGTGACGACGCCGCCGTGCCGGACCTGGCCGTGCCCGGCACATACACCGTGCCCAACGCCCAGCACGCGTTCCGGCAGGGCAAACTGCTGGCCCGCAACATCGCCGCCGCGCTACGAAAGCGGCCCCTGGTTGCGTACGTGCACCACAGCCTCGGCTCGGTGGCCACGCTCGGCCTCGGGCGCGGCATATTCCAGTACAAGAAGATCACCATCAAGGGGCCGCCGGCCTGGCTGATGCACCGCGGTTACCACGTGCTGGCCGTGCCGACCTGGGAACGCAAGATCCGGGTGCTCGCGGTGTGGCTGACCGCGGCCGTCTTCGGCCGCGACATCGTCTCGCTGGCCGCCGTGGAGCATCCACGGGAGGCTTTCCTCCGGGACGGTGTCACAAACCGAGCCTCTGTCCTGTCCTAGCTGGTGAGCCAACGAGGAAGGGAACACAGATGAAGATCGTGGTCATCGGGGGCACCGGGCTGATCGGCTCGAACGCCGTGGCGAAGCTGCGGGCGGAGGGCCACGAGGTGGTGCCGGCCGCGCCGAGCACCGGCGTGAACACCCTCACCGGCGAGGGCCTCAAGGAGGTGCTCCAGGGCGCGGACGTGCTGGTCGACGTGTCCAACTCGCCGTCGTTCGCCGACGACGACGTGATGAGCTTCTTCACCACGTCCACCACCAATCTGCTGGCCGCCGCCGAGGAGGCCGGCGTCGGGCACTACGTGGCGCTGTCGATCATCGGCATCGACCGGATGCCCGACATCGGCTACTACCGGGCCAAGGTCGCGCAGGAGGGGCTGATCCGGGCCGCCGGGCTGCCGCACACGATCATCCGGGCCACCCAGTTCTTCGAGTTCGCCGGCGGCATCGCCGACACCTGCACCGTGGATGGCGCCGTCCGGCTGCCGGCGGCGAAGGCGCAGCCGATGGCCGCCGCCGACGTCTCCACCGCCGTCGCGCGCACCGCCGCCGGCGACCCGTTCAACGGCATCTTCGAGATCGCCGGGCCGGAGGCATTCGGCCTGGACGAGTGGATCCGCACCGTGCTCGACGCGCGGCAGGACACCCGTCAGGTGATCACCGACCCGACCGCCCAGTTCTTCGGCGGCGTCCCCGGGCAGACCGCCCTGCTGCCCGGTCCCGACGTCCGCCTGGCGCAGACCCGGCTCGCCGCCTGGCTCACGGCGGAAGGCGAGAAGTGACCTGCGCCGGCACGGCTTGAGCCGTGCGAAGACCCGTGCGGGTGGCGTCCCTCCATGCGCCACCCGCACGGCCTTCCCTGCACTGCTCAGCGGTGGTACCTGGCGATGTGCTGGGCCAGCACGTCGTCGCCGAAGTCGTTGAGCGGGTCCCGCCAGACGGTGTGCACGTGGTTGGCGTCGCGCTGCGTGTTGTCGTACTCGGCCAGCAGGCGCGGGCCCTGGAGCCGGTAGTAGTGCGGCTTGCCCGGTTCCGTCGAGCCCGCCCAGGCGAAGCTCACGTCCTTGATCGCGTCACCCGCGAACTTCGCCGCCTCCCGCTCGGCCAGCTCGTCCGGGGCGCGGCCGAGGAACGTCATGAGTACCGCTCGTAGCTGCTCCCGTTGCTGTGGCGACATTTCCGCCGCGTTGACGCCCTTCGGCTTCGCCGTCAGGCTCAGCTGATCGTGGTGCTCCTCGGTGATGCCGATGTGTTGATCGGCCTGACGTTGGAACTCCGCCACCGCGTTGTTCAGCTTCGGGTCGTCGAACCGCCCGCGCCACACCTCGGCCAGCGCCAGCGCCTTGTCGCCTTCGCCGACGCGCGGCCGGTTCCCCGTCACGATGTCCGTCGGCGCCACCGCACTGATCACCGCTTTCGCGGTCTGCTCATCGTCCAGGCTCCTGACCAGCTCCCGGGCCAGGTCTTCCAGCGCCCCCAGTGGCCGCAGCAGATGCCCGCCCAGCAACGGTGACGCCGCCGGGTCCGCCCCGAGAAACGTCGGCGTGCTTCCCTGAACTGTCCCGTTCAGTACAACATGCTGCACCGACACGTGATGGCCGCCGAACCGCCACGACCAGGGGCCTTCCATCGTCGGCTCCCCGAACACCCTCAGGTAGTACAGCTGCGGGTCCCGGCCCCTTTCCCGCTCCCAGTCCACCTGCCAGCCTTCCAGCTGGTCCAGGACGTTCTCCAGGCCCAGGATCGTCGACACCGTCACGAAGCCCGGCCTCGACAGCCCCGCCGCCACCAGCTTCATCGCCCGTTGTTGCTGCCGCTGCGCCATTCTCGCCAGCGGCAGACCCCCGTGATCCGTCGGCGTGTAGTACCACCGGTGGCGTTCCTCCTCCGCTGGCCAGGCCCACTGCGCCGCTTCGCGCTGCTCTTCGTCCAGGCTGTCCAGCCAGGCCTGCGCCGCTGCCACCATGCGCTCAGCCGGATCACGGTCCGTCACACCTTCGAACCTACGACTCCCGCACGACCGGCACCACCGCGGTCAGATCGACGGCGGCGCGAGGCGGACGCGGTCGCGGCCCGCGGCCTTGGCGGCGTAGAGGGCGGCGTCGGCGGCCAGTTGGAGGTCGGAGAGGCTGGCGATGCCGGGGCTGGGGTAGCGCGCGCCGCCGATGGAGACGGTCTGGTCGGTGACCTTGCCGTCGGACGGGATGTCGACGACGAGGGAGCGGACCCGGTGCCGCAGCCGCTCGGCGATCTCGTGCAGCTCCTCGGGGCCGACATCGGGCAGCAGGATGGCGAATTCCTCGCCGCCCCAACGACAAGCGGCGTCGTAGGAGCGGACGGCGTCGGTGATGGCGTCGGCGACGGCGCGGAGCACCTGATCGCCGGCGAGGTGGCCGTGGGTGTCGTTGAGCCGTTTGAAGTGATCGAGGTCGAGCATGAGCACGCCGAGCGAGGTGCGCTCGGCCTCGGCCCGGGTGAAGGCGCCCTCGGCGATCTGGTGCCACCAGTTGGGCGTGTACAAGCCGGTCTTGCCGTCGGTCTGGGAGGCGCGGCGGAACTGCGGCAGCAACACGCTGCGGTGCAGGGCGTAGAGGCCGATGACCACGCCGATGAGCAGCCGCGGGTCGTACTCGACGAGCCCGGCGGCGGCCAGGCCGATGCCCATGGCGCCGGCCTCGAGGACCTGCTCGCCGAACTCGCCGACGATCTGGCCGGCCCGCAGGTCGGGCGAGGAGACCAGGATGGCGCCGAGGATGAGGGAGTAGTTGATCAGCCACCGGAGCAGGGCGGCGGCCAGGATGAAGCCGATGCCGATCCAGCCGGTGGGGATGCCGGGGTGCGGCCCGGGCGCGGCCAGCAGCAGCACGGCGGAGGCCTGCGTGGCCAGCAGCACGGTCGCGGCGCTGAACACCCACTTGTACAGCGGCCGCCGGCCACGCCAGACCCGGAACCACACGTAGGTCTGGGTGAACACGACCAGCGCGGTGGCCAGCGGCGCGGGCAGGATCAGCACGGCGGTGAAGTGCCACACCGTCAGTCCGTCGACGAACGGACCGGCTCCGGAGGCCAGCTTGCGGGCGCGCTCGATGGACCGGGACAGCTCGATGTGGGCGATGACGCAGCCGGCGAGGATGCCGAGGCGGATCCAGTCGGTGGCCGTGACGGGTAACAGCGCGGCCGTCGACCCGGTCGCGATCAGCGCCAGGGCGTCCACGACCAGCACGTACGCCAGCACGTGCCGAGGCGTGGTCCACACCTCGAAGCCGCGGACCCATCCCACGCAAGCAGGGTAACCGACTGGCGCAGCCGGAGTCTGCGCTGGTAGGAGACCATATGAACCGCACCCGGTTGGCCCAGCGTCTCTAGGGCACCCGCCTTGTCAGCGAGGAGGTGAGCGGCAATGCGTGAGAACACCTGGCGTGAGAACACCTGGAAGTGACCCGTTCGGCGGATTCTCAGCTCGCCGCGCGTCGCCAGGCAACACCGGCGGCGACGGCGGCGACCACGCCGGCCGCCCCCGCCAGTCCGACCACGGCGGCCGGCGTGAGGATCTGCGCCAGCAGGCCCGCCAGCACGATGCCGAACCCCTGCGCGGCCTGCATCGCCGCGCTGGCCAGGCCGATCGCCTGCCCACGCGACGCGTCCGGCACGCGTTGGACGAACGTCCCCTGCACCACCATGTCGTGCGCGCTGGCCAGGCCCGACACCGCCCACAGCACCGCCGACACCGCCAGCACGGGGGCCCAGGCGCTCGGGATCAGGACCGCGCAGGTCGCCACGGTGAGCGGTGCCATCAGCCGTAGCCGCAGGTCGGGGCGCAGGCTCTTGAGCCAGATCATGCCCACGATCGAGCCCGCCGGCACCGCCGCCAGCAGCCAGCCCACCGCCGCCGTGCCCTGGCCGAGCTGCGCCGCGTACGGCACCGCCAGCGACTCCGGCACCACGTAGAACCCGTTCACGCAGGCGATCGCCACCAGCGCCCGGAGCTGGGGATCCTTGGCCACGACGCGAAGCCCCGCCTTGAGCCGCGTGCGGTGCCCAGCCCTCGGCGGCCGGTGGCTCCGGACGCCGATCTGGATCAGCAGCGCCGACAGTGCGAACGTCGCCGCGTCGATCACCAGCGTCGTCGAGGTGCCGAGGTACGTCACCAGCGTCGCCCCGATCGCGATGCCGCCGACCAGGCCCAGCTGGTCGGTCGTGCGCATCACTGCCAGGCCCGCCATGTACCGGTCGCCGTCCAGCACCGCCGGCAGCACCGCGTTGCGGGCCGCCGAGAACGGCGCGTACGGCAGCTGCACCAGGCACAGCAGCACCACCAGCACCGCGATCGGCTGCCCCGGCACCACCATCAACGCCACCAAAGCCGCTCTGGTGGCGTCCGCCGCCACCATCACCGACCTTCGGTCGAACCGATCCGCCAGTCCCGCCAGCAGCGTGCCGCCGACCAGGTTGGGCAGGATCGTCATCGCGTACGTCAGGGCCGTCCAGGCCGGCGAGTGCGTGCGGTCGTACACCAGCACCGACAGCGCCACCCGGGCCAGCTGATCGCCGATCCTCGACTGCGCGTGGGCCAGCCACAGCACGCGGAACTGGCCCACCGCCGCCACGTCCCGCCATCGCGCCGCCGCTACCCCGCCCGCCACCTCGACACAGTGACACAAAGCCGTTCGGCGCACGAAGTAGCCGGCCGGTCACGCGATCGACTCTTCGACCTCCTCGGCTTCCCAGCGGAGCAGGTCGCCCGGCTGGCATTCGAGCACGTCGCACAGGGCGGCCAGGGTGGCGAAGCGGACGGCCTTGGCGCGGCCGTTCTTGAGCACGGCCAGGTTGGCCGGCGTGATGCCGACGCGGTCGGCCAGCTCGCCGACGGACATCTTGCGGCGGGCCAGCATCACGTCGATGTCGACGACGATCGGCATCAGATCACCTCGTCCAGCTCGGCCCGCAGCTGCGAGGCCTCGACGTCGCGGGCGACGGCCTTGGCCAGCAGCTGGCGCAGCACGAACACGATCAGCGCGACACCGAGGATGGCCAGGCCGATGCCGGCCATGATCACGCTGACGCCCGGGTCGTCGCGCTGGCCGGGGGCGTTGATGATCGTGACGGCGAACCACACCAGGGCGGCCGCCACGATCGCGCCGATCACGACGTCCACGTATCGGAAGGCCGCGTGGGAGAACACGGTGCCGCGGCGCACCATCGCCACCAGCCGCCACACGCAGAACAGCGTCACCTCAACGGTGATCAGACCGATGATCGTGACGATCCGGAACTGCGTCAGCGGCAGCGACCCGTCGTCCGGCTTGGTGAACATCGCCCACACCATCAACGCCTGCACCAGCACGGTGCCGACGAACACCACCGCCAGCACGACGCGCAGCGCGTGCACAGCCACCTTGCCCATGGCCCACCCCTTCGATCGACTTCCGATGGGAATCTATCGAAAGTCGATAGGCTAGGCAAGGTGGGGAGCGGTGAGGTCCAGGCGCAGCACCGGTTCCCCGTCGTCGACCTCGCCGGTCGGCACGAAACCGTACTTCCGGTAGAACGGTCCCGGGCCGTCCTCGGCCGGATGATGGCTGGTCAGCAGCTCCGTCGCCCCGTCGGCCCGAACGAGCGCGACGACCGCGTCGAGGATCGCGGTCCCGTAGCCCAGTCCCTGGAACCGCCCGTCGACCAGCAGTCGCCACAGGTAGTACGGCCCCAGGATCCCCGGCCGTCCCGGCGGCACGTTCCAGCTCAGCATCACGAACCCCACCGGCTCGTCGCCCGCGTACACGGCCCGAAACCACGGCTCCGCCTCGGGAATCGCCGCCGCCTGTTCCAGCGACCGCGCCACGCCCGTCACGAACCGTTCCTGCCCGGGATGCACGCGCAGCGCGCAGACCGCCTCCCGGTTCGCGTCGGTGATCTCCACCAACTGCACTTCGGTCCCCCTCAACAGGTGCTGATCCGGTCCAGGATCCGCTGGCAGACGCGTTCCAGCGCGGCGATGTCGTCCACGGAGTCGATCACCAGGTCCCGCACCCGGTCCACGTGCGCGGGGGCGATCGAGGTCAGCAGGCACTGGCCGGCGTCGGTGAGGATCACGTTGGTGGAGCGGCGATCGGCCGGATCGGGCTCACGTCGGACGAGCTCGCGCCGCTCCAGCCGTCGGACCAGGTGCGACAGCCGGGACAGCTCGGCGTTGGCCAGATCGGCCAGCGCGGTCATCCGGCAG encodes:
- a CDS encoding SDR family oxidoreductase — translated: MKIVVIGGTGLIGSNAVAKLRAEGHEVVPAAPSTGVNTLTGEGLKEVLQGADVLVDVSNSPSFADDDVMSFFTTSTTNLLAAAEEAGVGHYVALSIIGIDRMPDIGYYRAKVAQEGLIRAAGLPHTIIRATQFFEFAGGIADTCTVDGAVRLPAAKAQPMAAADVSTAVARTAAGDPFNGIFEIAGPEAFGLDEWIRTVLDARQDTRQVITDPTAQFFGGVPGQTALLPGPDVRLAQTRLAAWLTAEGEK
- a CDS encoding GNAT family N-acetyltransferase, coding for MQLVEITDANREAVCALRVHPGQERFVTGVARSLEQAAAIPEAEPWFRAVYAGDEPVGFVMLSWNVPPGRPGILGPYYLWRLLVDGRFQGLGYGTAILDAVVALVRADGATELLTSHHPAEDGPGPFYRKYGFVPTGEVDDGEPVLRLDLTAPHLA
- a CDS encoding DUF2975 domain-containing protein; protein product: MGKVAVHALRVVLAVVFVGTVLVQALMVWAMFTKPDDGSLPLTQFRIVTIIGLITVEVTLFCVWRLVAMVRRGTVFSHAAFRYVDVVIGAIVAAALVWFAVTIINAPGQRDDPGVSVIMAGIGLAILGVALIVFVLRQLLAKAVARDVEASQLRAELDEVI
- a CDS encoding MFS transporter; translation: MAGGVAAARWRDVAAVGQFRVLWLAHAQSRIGDQLARVALSVLVYDRTHSPAWTALTYAMTILPNLVGGTLLAGLADRFDRRSVMVAADATRAALVALMVVPGQPIAVLVVLLCLVQLPYAPFSAARNAVLPAVLDGDRYMAGLAVMRTTDQLGLVGGIAIGATLVTYLGTSTTLVIDAATFALSALLIQIGVRSHRPPRAGHRTRLKAGLRVVAKDPQLRALVAIACVNGFYVVPESLAVPYAAQLGQGTAAVGWLLAAVPAGSIVGMIWLKSLRPDLRLRLMAPLTVATCAVLIPSAWAPVLAVSAVLWAVSGLASAHDMVVQGTFVQRVPDASRGQAIGLASAAMQAAQGFGIVLAGLLAQILTPAAVVGLAGAAGVVAAVAAGVAWRRAAS
- a CDS encoding MarR family winged helix-turn-helix transcriptional regulator, with protein sequence MTPTRGWLNEQQLATWTAFNRVLARLPAALEPQLQQDGQVSYLEYYVLARLSDQPARTCRMTALADLANAELSRLSHLVRRLERRELVRREPDPADRRSTNVILTDAGQCLLTSIAPAHVDRVRDLVIDSVDDIAALERVCQRILDRISTC
- a CDS encoding sensor domain-containing diguanylate cyclase, translating into MGWVRGFEVWTTPRHVLAYVLVVDALALIATGSTAALLPVTATDWIRLGILAGCVIAHIELSRSIERARKLASGAGPFVDGLTVWHFTAVLILPAPLATALVVFTQTYVWFRVWRGRRPLYKWVFSAATVLLATQASAVLLLAAPGPHPGIPTGWIGIGFILAAALLRWLINYSLILGAILVSSPDLRAGQIVGEFGEQVLEAGAMGIGLAAAGLVEYDPRLLIGVVIGLYALHRSVLLPQFRRASQTDGKTGLYTPNWWHQIAEGAFTRAEAERTSLGVLMLDLDHFKRLNDTHGHLAGDQVLRAVADAITDAVRSYDAACRWGGEEFAILLPDVGPEELHEIAERLRHRVRSLVVDIPSDGKVTDQTVSIGGARYPSPGIASLSDLQLAADAALYAAKAAGRDRVRLAPPSI
- a CDS encoding DUF3500 domain-containing protein, which codes for MTDRDPAERMVAAAQAWLDSLDEEQREAAQWAWPAEEERHRWYYTPTDHGGLPLARMAQRQQQRAMKLVAAGLSRPGFVTVSTILGLENVLDQLEGWQVDWERERGRDPQLYYLRVFGEPTMEGPWSWRFGGHHVSVQHVVLNGTVQGSTPTFLGADPAASPLLGGHLLRPLGALEDLARELVRSLDDEQTAKAVISAVAPTDIVTGNRPRVGEGDKALALAEVWRGRFDDPKLNNAVAEFQRQADQHIGITEEHHDQLSLTAKPKGVNAAEMSPQQREQLRAVLMTFLGRAPDELAEREAAKFAGDAIKDVSFAWAGSTEPGKPHYYRLQGPRLLAEYDNTQRDANHVHTVWRDPLNDFGDDVLAQHIARYHR
- a CDS encoding helix-turn-helix domain-containing protein, with translation MPIVVDIDVMLARRKMSVGELADRVGITPANLAVLKNGRAKAVRFATLAALCDVLECQPGDLLRWEAEEVEESIA